The segment CACACTtgaaaaactcagcaaaatttgccgagatttagaCAGCcggatttcagttttgcaaatcgacgtttacggatctttactaacgtttggcctcataaaaaattttaccgaacgctcggctgtccaaatctcggcaaaattttgctgacttcggcacttttttttaggTGTGTACAAATTGATTACCAAAACTTAATGGTTATCAGCTAGGATAGGACATGACACGTTGTATCGCAAAAGAgccaatttgctgtcaaaaaagagccagcttcctgattggctgatttcatgcgtgcaactgtagaaacaaaaatacacaagggaagcgcaaaagtgttgctggaaaccacagCAAACCCTGAAACAATCAAGTTTTTCACGTTACTAGGTTTTTAAGAGTTTGTGTATCGTAGCGTGTGAACATAGAACAAACTAAATCGAAATGTTAGTATTATTCGATCAGATTGGATCTATTTTCTTGTAATTAGTGATCAACTAGAACTGGCTTCTATCATAAACTGCAGCTGCATTCTTGGAAACACTTTTCGCTTGCTGTATAGTAAAGTTTGCTGTATAGTTTTGAAAGGGAAtcgccaaaacaaaaacaagaagaagaagaagtcacatgtcatgtcctgtcctatAGGTTATCAGAAGTAATCaagggtgacattgcgattcttgtttcgagtgattttggttcgtttcccctattcgtttaacgtggtcgaaacgaaccaaaatcactcaaaacgagaatcgcaatgtcacccctttACCCAAAcgcaatgcatacggattttattacgttgcggcaattgggcagtttttccatgggttttctgtcaaatttccgcaacgtagtaaaatccgtatgtatTGTGTCTGGACCTTAAGGTAATCAAAGGTAACTTTTTTCAGAGGTGCGTAATAAGTATTGCTGTTGGAAACATTGCTCTATCGTTGGCTTTACCGTTATCAAAAAAATCCGCGCACCATtggtatatatcacattgtttTAGTACTTCATTGGCTGACAACAAACTAGTgtcaaaagaagaaaactgtCATAAAATTTTCGATCCTTTCCATCAAGCCTGAAGAGGTTTCGAAAGCGCATGTTTACTTCTATTTTATTTAGTTAGATTGCAAAGTATTTAGAAGATTACACATTTTTCTCGTGTATTTGATCTAGAAAAACGAAGTATTTCATAATGTCAGCCGAGGATCCAGCAGCGAAGCAAGCAGAAAACGTAACGGAACAAGATATCTCTTCCGTTCCAAAAGTGGTACTGTCTGCTGAACAGAAAACAATATTCGATCGTATCTCGAAAAACGAAATAAGCGAGTTGAAACTAGCATTGGCCCAATACAAGCAAAACGTCGATTTTGTAGACGAAAATGGTATGACACCGTTGCAGCATGCCTCCTATAAGGGCAACAAAGAAGCGGTCCAGTTGTTGCTGGATCAGGGTGCAGACGTTAACTCGAGCAAGCACGAGTACAATTACACGGCACTGCATTTCGGAGCTCTGTCCGGTAGCGTTGAAGTGTGTCTCAAGTTGCTACTGGCAGGTGCAAAAGCCGGTGCCCTTAATTCCGTCGGAAGGACTGCAGCTCAGATGGCAGCATTTGTGGCCAACCATCAGGTTGTAGCAAcgattaacaattttgttccaatcaAGGAAATAGAATGTTTCACCAAACCGCAAGGATCTCAGGGGGAGCCACTTCTTCCGGTAGTTCATCTTGAGGGATTTCATAAGTTTGTTATGCAAGTAAACATTCATCCCGTAAGAATTGCTCtgaatttgcaaaaatatggaCTTTTCATCGACGACCTGAAACGTATCAGGAATGTTTTGGAGGAGATGATGGAGCGAGAGATGAAACGACGAACTGAGGTTAATGAGGTGATGGCATTCAAGTATCATTATTTAGGTTACTTTGTCAGTGAAATTTCAAAATGTCGGGATTATTTCCTTGCCCGAAAAGATGGTGGTGGAGGCGGCAAAGATCAGAAAACCGATTTTGTAGAACTGTTTGCTAAACGCGTCTTAAAACCAGGTAAAGTTGAAATGTTCGATGGAATTTGCATCATCTATTTCATTTGCGGTGTTGCTTTTTATTTTAGGGAAGGATGGCTCTCTGGAATACATAGAAGCAACAATTCGCGAATGTGTTCGGGAGTTTCCGTTTCGAGAATGTACTATCTTTCGACAAGTGGTAACTCAGCTTGCCAGCAAGGAAAATCCAGCTAGTGCTTTGGAAATTATCAAATCGGCCATTAATGGACAGCGTGGATTTCAGGATACGATTTCCTACTGTAGTTCATGCGGTGAAGAGAAACCGGACAAAAAGTGTTCCAAATGTAAACAGGTACAGTACTGTGACCGAGAGTGTCAACGGTTACATTGGTTTCTGCATAAGAAAGTGTGCGCCCGTCCTTCGTCAAATGCGACCGGGCAGGGTGGTCAAAAGGAGACTAAAAAGGAAATTGATTCAGCAGAGATCAGCGAGCAGCTACAGAAGTTGGTTACCAGTTAAATGTCACAATAAGATTCGATACCGGATCATGTGGTACTTGCGCAAAAATACTGCAAGTACTGATCAAAAAGTCAAACATACTAAATTTATAACAGCCGTGTGTAATAAGTGCACACAATGATTGCGAGCAAATCTAGACGAATAGGGAATAAAAGGTGTGGCAGTCAAAATAAATGTAACTCGAAGAGTTTGTATGTGTCATTTGCTATTTTTTTGGATGTCAATAAAACAGATAAATGGAGCTGACTGATTTTACTTTTGCGTTCCTGAATGAACTGATTTGCCTACTTATCGAAAATGTCGGATCGATCTTTCGATTGAGCCCAGCACCGGTTGTATCACGCTGGTATATTCGAGGATGCCATCCTTATTCGAATGGGAGAAAACTGTTCGATACATTCATGCATGTAAAGGTTTCCTAGTGAACAATCGCCTGCAATGCTGCAACTGCAGGCACTGTATTGCATTGAACTATCATGCGAACACTTGTATGcaaaaatgaataataaatacCTCGGTATAATTTTTTGAGAGGGCAATTACAAATTCAGGAAAAATGAGTCGTCCTCGTCATTCACTTTTCGAATTTCAGAACCAGTTTTGGGCACAGATTAAGAGTTTAacatttaaaaatgtattcgcagcatttttcttgccaatttGCACACATTAAATACATTTTCGTGTACGAAATTTCTTCTTAAGGTGatatgagtcgtcattgattccgtacatttcaaaaacagttttttttgtctgaaacaaaagttccgttcataaaaatatattcgctgtattcCGATtgccaagaagaatgcagtgaatacatttttaaatacaaaacccctgttttgtgcccaaaacctgcttccgaaattgggcttttcgtCGAAAAGTTAATAGCTGTTAGTTTCCCGTTAAGAGTCGTGATTGATTCTATAAGTTTCAACAGCGGTTTTTTCAATTGAAACGAAAATTCTGTTCACGAAAATGTATTGTATGTACCTATTCAGATTGATGGTTATAATAGACCGTACCTATTCAGATTGGTAAGATAAATGctgtgaatacatttttaatagTAAAACTCTTATTCTGTGCCCAAAAACTACTGCTGAATCACCAGTGCTGATTTTCGAATAGTTTTTTAATCTGG is part of the Sabethes cyaneus chromosome 2, idSabCyanKW18_F2, whole genome shotgun sequence genome and harbors:
- the LOC128737095 gene encoding ankyrin repeat and MYND domain-containing protein 2, producing the protein MSAEDPAAKQAENVTEQDISSVPKVVLSAEQKTIFDRISKNEISELKLALAQYKQNVDFVDENGMTPLQHASYKGNKEAVQLLLDQGADVNSSKHEYNYTALHFGALSGSVEVCLKLLLAGAKAGALNSVGRTAAQMAAFVANHQVVATINNFVPIKEIECFTKPQGSQGEPLLPVVHLEGFHKFVMQVNIHPVRIALNLQKYGLFIDDLKRIRNVLEEMMEREMKRRTEVNEVMAFKYHYLGYFVSEISKCRDYFLARKDGGGGGKDQKTDFVELFAKRVLKPGKDGSLEYIEATIRECVREFPFRECTIFRQVVTQLASKENPASALEIIKSAINGQRGFQDTISYCSSCGEEKPDKKCSKCKQVQYCDRECQRLHWFLHKKVCARPSSNATGQGGQKETKKEIDSAEISEQLQKLVTS